From a region of the Streptomyces venezuelae genome:
- a CDS encoding PCC domain-containing protein: MIVFEVLNEDLMESVNRQAAEAGVENAAIVSLIGAVDSFSVSTMPKGDALADIITAYNQPAEMTGTGEIKNGFAHIHAVMGIEGDQGVTGHLHEAHVGTHFARVYVLPV; the protein is encoded by the coding sequence GTGATCGTGTTCGAGGTGCTGAACGAGGACCTCATGGAGTCGGTCAACCGACAGGCGGCCGAAGCTGGCGTCGAGAACGCGGCCATCGTGTCCTTGATCGGGGCCGTGGACTCCTTCAGCGTCTCCACGATGCCCAAGGGTGACGCCCTCGCCGACATCATCACCGCCTACAACCAGCCCGCCGAGATGACCGGCACCGGCGAGATCAAGAACGGATTCGCCCACATCCATGCCGTCATGGGCATCGAAGGTGACCAAGGCGTCACCGGACACCTCCACGAGGCTCACGTCGGCACACACTTCGCCCGCGTCTACGTGCTGCCCGTCTGA